A genomic region of Spodoptera frugiperda isolate SF20-4 chromosome 31, AGI-APGP_CSIRO_Sfru_2.0, whole genome shotgun sequence contains the following coding sequences:
- the LOC118276204 gene encoding adhesion G protein-coupled receptor A3 has protein sequence MKWSALVILTLLWVQGVVGFCPSLCTCKGNKAADGALAEPQPDELLKLKCGGSPAQITELKEIDLSKLWTTVVSLNLSGNAISTLSRELYLPNLQKLDLSRNQISLIESDAFYNMTAIQRLDLSYNQISNVYKEMFKGLTNLERLILSQNHISAMAAGTFDYLIGLKQLDITDNPLICDCDLLWVGDWSRNTSVKLVGSPKCAFPENMVNKQVRKLKILLDRSACGNAVSGNNLIVKPSNDQVVFVGDTLTLTCNAPFASGLAKYELRWVHPMLEICDVNVTNTDMQEEGLAETTVHFPNITNHHMGNWTCMYHDQNHIKHNHTVQVLVLSNSTQYCPTNYTIDNKGLYSWPQLLLNRTAAVPCRSGEGMAYRSCFANATWGHANTSECSYISNVTKLLQQFALLNVSLVQYSAVNATERLAMLIQEKTYPLAEIIDPDDVYFIGKAIRNYMQYIAEEKDLGPTLLDVISSTMNISMSVLTRAETLYGVCTDIRRAAEEISKYIVNMQGQKSNLAVEHFRVSEGFGGATCVWYSAARGAAPRLHCTTTNRTVAPLLTVTDALIHASVQIPQSLLYSTTDAGVLLQSHPQDLVISMYEDAALFPLLPLTDTDSDARLTQHRTKDYYGRSTKREDMNIEITSPVVGFQLMNTKVRGELIEPIIATVRARSVGGVDGRAAVWDPVARRWQDNTTDCKISHVVSEMIIISCSRLAYVGLLQNVETGIYGARTDGARFKVSHPAVYVGSLLLGASLAAAALGLAAAWPRLAMAPRARHALVNTWAAMALLCFMYTLGIYQTEDVKLCQVLGLLIHYLSLCVLLWMCVQASNMYKWVTKTHNPVRTPEDDIPPDVPVQKPILGLYLVGWGIALIICGISGAVNLKDYAGYSQCFLSTAPALSALFVPGGILLVFLLTLFLLIRCTIRNNNVQLSEGTQATENVDLEMWEPQSNERAERRSVKSALDSEVEDIEHTPIIQLRAQVIVLCLYLAVWTCGAVAVYRPLPAYLPYQEDICSIMYAVCATVLGTFILFFYGIARSDVRAQWSMMQCYLQKSKQCCRNRSVFDANQQNLPPNQTATPPILPIPNDNRSRSGSRSSNRTNSKTNNSGTYKAAAELNGQTLQKDTLKNTNGKAPNINLVVLHRQQYRSNNSMMTYPDNGTVGPEIFYNPNQMNVAKKFFKKQRQNMKRNCLELPTRRDCDNDSHFSLPLPTKEAYNGVANIINSGSKVNNTNIHVERSNNGIKETRNVLNPNLLEDESKDNYKNYSSDKKSWNKNEDPKTSRGQIMNIYTNVPETLVPQHQVVKANVPKNFNGQRSSVSEECLQSHASEQPEMRTISQQCSLEYSSASEIAMPHTCSDQTLNTHSEMTSFQETHSALCSTNEITDTESFGQYIDYLQPGKQEKDNVVDKSLQDISEECTMNSDDVNRSSTPQRLEADPGELDNLLQSQELEGSKEKLDDDKDTFFMAKTTYDFETCSTNASEQGFENESDIYCPNYQMSEVSIRSHGLYAPSPSSMCPNEISFSNEDVSNIESQYVNYDPGWRKTIKSNPKLGKYVPTPALSCPEVNRDSSPVSFASEIDELYTQITSRDRDRERTPRKETGLDVTLNSDVTLKPDSDSCVSEAVSDVEIKGETTV, from the exons ATGAAGTGGTCGGCGCTAGTTATTTTAACGTTGTTGTGGGTTCAAGGAGTCGTGGGTTTCTGTCCCTCATTATGTACCTGTAAAGGCAACAAAGCGGCTGATGGGGCGTTAGCGGAGCCCCAGCCGGACGAGCTGTTGAAGCTCAAGTGTGGTGGAAGTCCAGCACAAATCACTGAGCTTAAAGAGATAGATTTGAGTAAATTATGGACGACAGTAGTAAGCCT GAACCTATCTGGCAATGCGATATCGACGTTATCAAGGGAGTTGTATCTGCCAAATTTACAGAAACT GGATCTAAGCAGAAATCAAATCAGCTTGATAGAATCAGATGCATTCTACAATATGACAGCAATTCAGCGACTCGATCTATCTTACAACCAGATCAGCAATGTTTACAAAGAGATGTTCAAGGGACTGACCAATCTGGAGCGCCTGATACTGTCTCAGAATCATATATCTGCTATGGCGGCTGGTACCTTCGACTATCTTATTGGACTTAAACAATT GGACATAACTGATAACCCATTAATATGCGATTGTGACCTCCTGTGGGTGGGAGACTGGTCTCGGAACACAAGCGTTAAGTTAGTGGGCAGTCCAAAATGCGCCTTCCCTGAGAACATGGTAAACAAAcaagtgagaaaactgaaaatattGCTGGACCGGTCGGCCTGTGGCAACGCAGTGTCTGGCAACAATTTGATAGTGAAACCATCAAACGATCAAGTGGTCTTTGTCGGAGACACTCTAACATTGACCTGTAATGCTCCCTTTGCATCCGGATTAGCTAAATACGAGCTGCGTTGGGTCCACCCAATGCTAGAAATCTGTGATGTAAACGTCACTAACACAGATATGCAGGAAGAAGGTTTGGCGGAGACTACGGTGCACTTTCCGAACATCACAAATCATCATATGGGGAACTGGACCTGTATGTATCATGACCAGAATCATATAAAGCATAATCATACAGTGCAAGTGTTGGTGCTATCAAACTCTACACAATATTGTCCAACAAACTACACGATAGATAATAAAGGATTGTATTCATGGCCTCAGTTGCTTTTGAACCGGACTGCTGCGGTACCATGTCGTAGCGGGGAAGGCATGGCGTATAGATCCTGCTTCGCTAACGCTACGTGGGGCCACGCTAATACAAGTGAATGCTCCTACATAAGCAATGTGACGAAGCTCCTGCAGCAGTTTGCTCTTTTGAACGTGAGTTTGGTGCAATATTCCGCTGTAAATGCTACAGAGAGACTAGCTATGTTAATCCAAGAGAAGACATATCCATTAGCTGAGATTATTGATCCGGACGATGTGTATTTTATTGGGAAAGCGATAAGGAACTATATGCAGTATATTGCTGAGGAGAAAGATCTTG GTCCGACACTGCTGGATGTGATAAGTTCGACAATGAACATCAGCATGTCGGTGCTGACCCGCGCGGAGACGTTGTACGGAGTCTGCACCGACATCCGCCGCGCCGCCGAGGAGATCTCCAAGTACATCGTCAATATGCAGGGCCAGAAG TCCAACCTAGCAGTGGAGCACTTCCGAGTGAGCGAGGGGTTCGGGGGCGCGACGTGCGTGTGGTACAGCGCGGCGCGGGGGGCGGCGCCCCGCCTGCACTGTACCACCACCAACCGGACCGTGGCGCCGCTACTCACCGTCACCGACGCGCTCATACATGCTAGCGTGCAG ATACCACAATCCCTTCTGTACAGTACGACAGACGCAGGAGTACTACTCCAGAGTCACCCACAAGACCTGGTGATATCCATGTATGAGGACGCGGCACTGTTCCCTCTGTTACCCCTCACTGACACGGACTCCGACGCGCGCCTCACCCAGCACCGAACCAAGGACTACTACGGCAGGAGCACCAAGAGAGAGGATATGAATATTGAGATCACTTCGCCAGTCGTTGGATTTCAGTTGA TGAACACGAAGGTGCGCGGTGAGTTGATAGAGCCTATTATAGCGACAGTACGCGCGCGGTCTGTGGGCGGAGTGGACGGACGGGCCGCTGTGTGGGACCCCGTGGCCAGGCGGTGGCAGGATAATACTACAG ACTGCAAGATATCGCACGTGGTGTCGGAGATGATAATAATAAGCTGCTCCCGTCTGGCGTACGTGGGGCTGCTGCAGAACGTGGAGACGGGCATCTACGGCGCGCGGACCGACGGCGCGCGGTTCAAGGTGTCGCACCCCGCTGTGTACGTGGGCAGCCTGTTACTGGGAGCCAgcctggccgccgccgcgctgggGCTGGCCGCCGCCTGGCCGCGCCTGGCCATGGCGCCCCGCGCCCGCCACGCCCTCGTCAACACCTGGGCCGCCATGGCGCTGCTCTGCTTCATGTACACGCTCGGCATCTACCAGACCGAGGACGTCAAGCTGTGCCAGGTCCTGGGCCTGCTCATCCACTACTTGTCCCTGTGCGTGCTCCTCTGGATGTGCGTGCAGGCCAGCAACATGTACAAGTGGGTCACTAAGACCCACAACCCGGTGCGGACTCCTGAAGATGATATACCTCCTGACGTGCCAGTGCAGAAACCTATACTAGGCTTGTACTTGGTGGGTTGGGGGATAGCGCTGATTATTTGCGGTATATCAGGTGCAGTGAACTTAAAAGACTACGCGGGTTATTCTCAGTGTTTCCTCAGTACAGCGCCAGCTCTAAGTGCGTTGTTCGTGCCGGGAGGGATTCTTCTAGTGTTTCTATTGACTCTGTTCTTGTTAATTCGGTGTACGATAAGGAACAATAATGTGCAACTGTCTGAAGGGACGCAAGCTACTGAAAATGTTGACCTGGAGATGTGGGAGCCTCAGAGTAACGAGAGAGCCGAGCGTAGGAGTGTGAAGTCGGCACTAGATTCTGAAGTGGAAGACATAGAGCACACTCCCATTATCCAGCTGCGTGCGCAAGTGATAGTGCTGTGTTTGTACCTGGCGGTGTGGACCTGTGGCGCGGTGGCCGTGTACCGACCACTACCTGCCTACCTTCCGTACCAGGAAGATATCTGCAGCATCATGTACGCAGTCTGTGCTACTGTGCTCGGCACCTTCATCCTCTTCTTCTACGGCATAGCAAGAAGTGACGTCAGAGCACAGTGGTCCATGATGCAGTGCTATCTACAGAAGAGTAAACAGTGCTGTCGGAACAGAAGCGTTTTTGATGCTAACCAACAAAATCTGCCTCCGAATCAGACTGCCACGCCTCCCATATTGCCTATACCCAATGACAATAGGTCTCGATCAGGCAGTAGAAGTTCCAACCGAACGAATTCTAAAACCAACAACAGCGGGACGTACAAAGCCGCTGCAGAGCTCAACGGACAGACTCTACAGAAAGATACATTGAAGAACACTAATGGGAAAGCTCCAAACATCAATTTGGTGGTTTTACACAGACAACAATACAGGTCTAATAATTCCATGATGACGTATCCCGACAACGGGACTGTAGGACCAGAAATATTCTACAATCCCAATCAAATGAATGTCGCCAAAAAGTTCTTTAAGAAACAAAGACAGAATATGAAGAGGAACTGTTTGGAACTACCGACAAGAAGAGATTGTGACAACGACTCGCATTTCTCTTTACCATTGCCAACCAAAGAGGCTTATAACGGTGTTGCCAACATTATAAACTCCGGCTCTAAAGTCAACAATACTAATATACACGTGGAGAGATCCAACAACGGGATCAAGGAGACCCGCAACGTATTGAACCCGAACCTGCTAGAAGACGAATCGAAGGACAACTACAAGAACTATTCTTCCGACAAAAAGTCGTGGAATAAGAACGAGGATCCTAAGACGAGTAGAGGACAGATCATGAACATCTATACAAATGTCCCCGAGACATTGGTACCTCAACACCAAGTTGTTAAGGCGAATGTCCCGAAGAACTTTAACGGGCAGAGAAGTAGTGTGTCCGAGGAGTGCCTGCAGAGCCACGCCAGTGAACAGCCAGAGATGAGGACCATCTCCCAGCAGTGCAGCTTGGAGTACAGCTCAGCATCAGAAATAGCCATGCCACACACGTGCTCCGACCAAACTCTAAACACACATTCAGAAATGACCTCTTTCCAAGAAACGCACAGTGCCTTATGTTCTACCAACGAAATCACCGACACCGAGAGCTTTGGACAGTACATAGATTATTTGCAGCCAGGGAAGCAGGAGAAAGACAATGTGGTAGACAAGTCACTGCAAGATATCTCTGAAGAATGCACCATGAACTCTGATGATGTGAACAGATCTAGTACGCCGCAGCGACTGGAGGCAGATCCCGGGGAGCTGGATAACCTGCTACAAAGCCAAGAGTTGGAGGGATCTAAAGAGAAATTGGACGATGATAAGGACACGTTCTTCATGGCGAAAACGACGTATGACTTCGAGACTTGCAGCACGAACGCGAGCGAGCAAGGCTTTGAGAACGAGAGCGACATCTATTGTCCAAACTACCAAATGTCGGAAGTGAGTATCCGAAGTCACGGGCTGTACGCTCCTTCGCCGTCGTCCATGTGTCCAAACGAGATCAGCTTCAGCAACGAAGACGTTTCGAACATCGAAAGCCAGTACGTGAACTACGATCCTGGGTGGAGGAAGACTATAAAGAGTAATCCTAAGTTAGGTAAGTACGTGCCGACGCCGGCGTTGAGTTGCCCCGAGGTGAACAGGGACAGCAGTCCGGTGTCGTTCGCGAGTGAGATAGACGAACTATATACTCAGATCACGAGTAGAGACAGAGACAGAGAGAGGACGCCCAGGAAGGAGACAGGGCTAGACGTGACGTTGAACAGTGACGTCACACTCAAGCCGGACAGCGacagttgtgtgagtgaagcgGTGTCCGACGTAGAAATAAAGGGAGAAACCACAGTGTAG